A DNA window from Pongo abelii isolate AG06213 chromosome 2, NHGRI_mPonAbe1-v2.0_pri, whole genome shotgun sequence contains the following coding sequences:
- the RTP2 gene encoding receptor-transporting protein 2: MCTSLTTCEWKKVFYEKMEVAKPADSWELIIDPNLKPSELAHGWKQYLEQHASGRFHCSWCWHTWQSAHVVILFHMHLDRARRMGSVRMRVYKQLCYECGTARLDESSMLEENIEGLVDNLISSLREQCYDEDGGQYRIHVASRPDSWPHRAEFCEACQEGIVHWKPSEKLLEEEVTTYPSEASKPRAQAGSGYNFLSLRWCLFWASLCLLVVYLQFSFRSPAFF, translated from the exons ATGTGTACCAGCTTGACCACTTGTGAGTGGAAGAAAGTCTTCTATGAGAAGATGGAGGTGGCAAAGCCAGCGGACAGCTGGGAGCTCATCATAGACCCCAACCTCAAGCCCAGTGAGCTGGCCCATGGCTGGAAGCAGTATCTGGAGCAGCACGCCTCAGGCAG GTTCCACTGCTCCTGGTGCTGGCACACCTGGCAGTCTGCCCACGTGGTCATCCTCTTCCATATGCATCTGGACCGTGCCCGGCGGATGGGCTCGGTGCGCATGCGCGTCTACAAGCAGCTGTGCTATGAGTGTGGCACGGCGCGTCTGGACGAGTCCAGCATGCTGGAGGAGAACATCGAGGGCCTGGTGGACAACCTCATCAGCAGCCTGCGCGAGCAGTGCTACGACGAGGACGGTGGCCAGTACCGCATCCACGTGGCCAGCCGCCCGGACAGCTGGCCGCATCGTGCAGAGTTCTGTGAGGCCTGCCAGGAGGGCATCGTGCACTGGAAGCCCAGCGAGAAGCTGCTGGAGGAGGAGGTGACCACCTACCCCTCTGAAGCCTCCAAGCCGAGGGCCCAGGCGGGATCCGGCTACAACTTCTTGTCTCTTCGCTGGTGCCTCTTCTgggcctctctctgcctgctCGTTGTCTACCTGCAGTTCTCCTTCCGCAGTCCTGCCTTCTTTTAG